Proteins from one Anaerobranca californiensis DSM 14826 genomic window:
- the iadA gene encoding beta-aspartyl-peptidase: MLKLIKNGELYQPEYFGKKDILIANDKIAYIEDEITISGKLEVEVIDATDKIIVPGFIDSHVHIAGGGGEGGFKTRTPEIQLSHIVIGGITTVVGCLGTDGTTRSMLNLLAKAKGLEEEGITTYIYTGSYHLPVKTITGKVEDDLIIVDKVIGVGEVALSDHRSSQPTLEEFIKLVASTRLGGILSGKAGILNIHLGDGDRTIEFLEKIASETEIPIGQFLPTHINRNSYLFKKGIEYALKGGYVDFTTSTTEKFLQEGEVKCSKGLKEMLARGVKIENIAFSSDGQGSLPIFNERGEFKGLGIGKVTSLYKAVREAILEEGIPLEDAIKVITSNPAKILKLKYKGFVKENFDADLVLLDKDTLEIDTVIALGKIMVEKKVVKVKGTFE, translated from the coding sequence ATGTTAAAATTAATTAAAAATGGCGAATTATACCAACCAGAGTACTTTGGTAAGAAAGATATTTTAATTGCCAATGATAAAATTGCATATATTGAGGATGAAATTACTATTTCAGGGAAACTAGAGGTAGAGGTTATTGATGCTACCGATAAAATTATCGTCCCTGGTTTTATTGACTCCCATGTTCACATAGCGGGAGGGGGAGGAGAAGGTGGTTTTAAAACCAGGACTCCTGAAATACAATTATCCCATATTGTCATTGGTGGTATTACAACGGTAGTTGGTTGTTTAGGTACCGATGGAACTACAAGAAGTATGTTAAATTTATTAGCTAAAGCAAAGGGTTTGGAGGAAGAGGGTATAACTACTTATATATACACAGGTTCTTATCACCTTCCAGTAAAGACGATAACAGGCAAGGTAGAGGATGATTTGATTATTGTTGATAAGGTTATTGGCGTTGGAGAAGTAGCACTTTCTGATCATAGATCATCCCAACCAACTTTAGAGGAATTTATTAAACTTGTAGCATCTACCAGATTAGGAGGAATTTTATCGGGGAAAGCCGGTATATTAAACATCCATTTAGGGGATGGAGACAGGACCATTGAATTTTTAGAAAAAATAGCTAGTGAAACGGAAATACCTATTGGGCAATTTTTACCTACCCATATCAATAGAAATTCTTATTTATTTAAAAAGGGAATTGAATATGCTTTAAAGGGTGGGTATGTTGATTTTACCACATCTACTACTGAAAAGTTTTTACAAGAAGGAGAAGTAAAATGTAGTAAAGGGTTAAAGGAAATGTTGGCTAGAGGGGTAAAAATCGAAAACATAGCTTTTAGTTCAGATGGACAAGGGAGTTTGCCGATTTTTAATGAAAGGGGTGAATTTAAAGGGTTAGGAATAGGTAAAGTAACTAGCCTTTATAAGGCGGTTAGGGAAGCTATTTTAGAAGAAGGTATTCCTTTAGAAGATGCAATAAAAGTAATAACATCAAATCCTGCAAAAATATTAAAACTTAAATATAAAGGATTTGTAAAAGAAAATTTTGATGCTGATTTAGTGTTATTAGATAAAGATACTTTAGAAATAGATACTGTTATAGCTTTAGGAAAGATTATGGTAGAGAAAAAGGTAGTAAAGGTTAAAGGAACATTTGAATAA
- a CDS encoding YfcC family protein: MKNFKVPHTYVIIFIVVLVAFLGTYLVPAGVYERVQDPKSNRVVVDPDSFQYVEQNPVKFFSFEEPHLFSAIHRGMQGASSIIFFIFIVGGAFAMIQGTGAIDAGIGRLALKVKDKGILIIPIMAFIFALGGSTIGMSEEIIVFVPIGIALARALGYDAIVGTGMIALGAAAGFSAGFANPFTVGVAQAIAEVPLYSGFIFRLIMFIVFLIITSWYVISYALKVKRNPSFSIVADLEEKEDKELNLENLPTFTVRHLLVYLVLLVGFVLIIIGIRKYDWYIQELASIFLMMGIFSSLIGGISPSKSASNFVEGAKSIAFGALVVGVARAILVVMEQGQIIDTIIHSLAIGISSLPSVFAALLMYFVQIILNFFIPSGSGQAATTMPIMAPLADLVGVTRQTAVIAYQLGDGITNSIIPTSAVLMSYLAIARIPYEKWFKWVTPWILMNIGAGAVFLVIASLINLG; this comes from the coding sequence ATGAAAAATTTTAAAGTTCCCCACACTTATGTAATTATTTTCATAGTAGTACTTGTAGCTTTCTTAGGAACTTATTTAGTTCCGGCTGGGGTTTATGAAAGGGTTCAAGATCCCAAAAGTAACAGAGTTGTTGTAGATCCTGACTCTTTCCAATATGTAGAACAGAACCCCGTTAAATTCTTTTCTTTTGAAGAACCCCATTTATTTTCTGCTATCCATAGAGGTATGCAAGGGGCGAGTAGTATTATTTTCTTTATTTTCATTGTAGGTGGAGCTTTTGCAATGATTCAAGGGACAGGGGCTATTGATGCAGGAATAGGAAGACTGGCTCTGAAAGTAAAGGACAAAGGAATATTAATCATTCCTATAATGGCCTTTATCTTTGCCTTAGGTGGTTCTACTATAGGTATGTCTGAAGAAATTATCGTATTTGTCCCAATTGGGATAGCTTTAGCAAGGGCGTTAGGTTACGATGCAATTGTAGGGACTGGGATGATAGCCTTAGGGGCAGCGGCAGGTTTTTCTGCAGGATTTGCTAACCCTTTTACTGTAGGGGTAGCTCAAGCTATAGCGGAAGTACCTTTATATTCAGGATTTATTTTTAGATTGATAATGTTTATAGTATTTTTAATTATAACTTCTTGGTATGTTATTTCCTATGCTCTAAAAGTTAAAAGAAATCCTAGTTTTAGTATTGTTGCAGATTTAGAAGAAAAAGAAGATAAAGAACTAAATTTAGAAAATTTACCTACATTTACTGTTAGACATCTTTTAGTTTATTTGGTTCTTTTAGTTGGGTTTGTTTTAATTATAATAGGTATTAGAAAATATGATTGGTATATTCAAGAATTAGCATCAATATTTTTGATGATGGGTATTTTTAGTAGCTTAATTGGAGGGATTTCTCCAAGTAAATCTGCGTCTAATTTTGTGGAAGGAGCTAAGAGTATAGCCTTTGGAGCTTTAGTTGTAGGAGTTGCTAGAGCAATTTTAGTGGTCATGGAACAGGGGCAAATAATAGATACGATAATTCATAGTCTAGCTATAGGAATATCTTCTTTGCCAAGTGTATTTGCAGCTCTGTTAATGTACTTTGTACAAATTATTCTTAACTTCTTTATTCCTTCAGGAAGTGGTCAGGCAGCTACTACAATGCCAATTATGGCCCCATTGGCAGATTTGGTAGGGGTTACTAGACAAACTGCAGTAATAGCTTATCAGTTAGGAGATGGAATAACTAATTCTATAATTCCTACTTCTGCAGTATTGATGAGTTATTTAGCTATTGCTAGAATTCCTTATGAAAAATGGTTTAAATGGGTAACACCATGGATTTTAATGAACATTGGTGCTGGGGCAGTATTTTTAGTAATTGCTTCTTTAATAAATCTTGGGTAA
- a CDS encoding sigma 54-interacting transcriptional regulator — MDNESVVKRMGVSIDDLSNKKTIILVTGTEQTKIALTHQLNEYLGDVVNIQGFAIDEGIEEMIDGEIILLSSEIVKEELINLKLLREEKEVIVAQRTIDYDCIDELVLIPEGIDVLFVNDAKESTYDGIEILKKLGFDYVNFIPYYPGLSYVNKKKIDIAITPGERDKVPSFIKKVVDIGPRIMDITTIIHIINTLKLDCYKGRLLTENYLQKIIKMAKRLSQYTNKISSLNNHLHLILDGLHDGLLVYDQGGFITVYNENVKKLIGTYFGDIKGKKITKVIYNKESLNFLLDKRVNNEKIFSLDGNNIIVNKIFLENINCSIAVFKSVTEALKINNKIKLELMKKGHLAKYSFSDIIGSSDKIVKVKEIAKKLAITDLTILIEGESGTGKELFASAIHQFSKRNKGPFLAVNFSALPDELIESELFGYEEGAFTGAKKGGKPGIFEEADGGTIFLDEIGDISLKMQARLLRVLQEKEVMRIGGHQIKTVDVRIIGATNKNLAQLVKEKKFREDLYYRIKMGYIRIPPLRERKEDLRDLINHLVKIEAGKNINVEKGVIEELLAYDWYGNVREPRNVLSYMLAVREGDVLTIKDIPDYGFFIKNLEGKTLYNCTLNLNNELIFLLKKIYELNENNIIVGREKLADVLKESGFSMTPAQIRVRLEKLEKMGLIIKKKGRIGTIITTEGKKLLNTK; from the coding sequence ATGGATAATGAAAGTGTGGTGAAGCGAATGGGAGTATCTATAGATGACTTGTCGAATAAAAAGACTATTATTTTGGTTACAGGAACAGAACAAACAAAGATAGCTTTGACTCATCAACTAAATGAATATTTGGGAGATGTTGTTAATATACAAGGTTTTGCTATAGATGAAGGTATTGAAGAAATGATTGATGGTGAAATTATCCTTCTTTCCAGTGAAATAGTTAAGGAAGAATTGATTAATTTAAAATTATTAAGGGAAGAAAAAGAAGTTATAGTTGCCCAAAGAACTATTGATTATGACTGTATTGATGAATTAGTTTTAATACCAGAAGGGATTGATGTTTTATTTGTTAATGATGCTAAAGAATCTACTTATGACGGAATAGAGATTTTGAAAAAATTAGGATTTGATTATGTAAATTTTATCCCATATTATCCTGGACTTTCATATGTAAATAAAAAAAAGATAGATATCGCAATCACCCCCGGTGAAAGGGATAAAGTACCTTCTTTTATAAAAAAAGTGGTAGATATAGGCCCTAGGATAATGGATATTACAACCATAATTCATATAATTAACACTTTAAAACTAGATTGCTATAAAGGGAGATTATTAACAGAAAATTATTTACAAAAGATCATTAAAATGGCTAAAAGATTGTCCCAATATACAAACAAAATTTCTAGTTTAAATAATCACTTACATTTAATTTTAGATGGACTCCATGATGGATTACTAGTTTATGATCAAGGCGGTTTTATTACTGTATACAACGAAAATGTAAAAAAATTAATAGGTACATATTTTGGAGATATAAAAGGGAAAAAGATTACTAAGGTAATATACAATAAAGAGTCACTTAACTTTTTGTTGGATAAAAGAGTTAATAATGAAAAAATATTTTCACTAGATGGAAATAATATCATTGTTAATAAAATTTTTCTAGAGAATATTAATTGTAGTATAGCTGTTTTTAAAAGTGTAACAGAAGCTTTAAAGATTAATAATAAAATAAAGTTAGAGTTAATGAAAAAGGGTCATTTAGCTAAGTATAGTTTTTCAGATATTATAGGTAGTAGTGATAAAATAGTAAAGGTAAAAGAAATTGCTAAAAAACTAGCAATTACCGATTTAACTATATTGATTGAAGGGGAAAGTGGAACGGGGAAAGAATTGTTTGCCAGTGCCATCCATCAATTTTCTAAAAGAAATAAAGGACCCTTTTTAGCTGTAAATTTTAGTGCATTGCCAGATGAACTAATAGAAAGTGAACTATTTGGCTATGAAGAAGGGGCTTTTACAGGAGCTAAAAAAGGAGGAAAACCGGGTATTTTTGAGGAGGCCGATGGAGGTACAATTTTTCTAGATGAAATAGGGGATATTTCTTTAAAAATGCAAGCTAGATTACTAAGGGTTTTACAAGAAAAAGAAGTCATGAGGATTGGTGGACATCAAATAAAAACTGTAGATGTTAGAATTATAGGGGCTACAAATAAAAATTTAGCTCAATTAGTAAAGGAAAAAAAGTTTAGAGAAGATTTGTATTATAGAATTAAAATGGGCTATATTAGAATACCACCATTAAGGGAAAGAAAAGAAGATTTAAGAGATTTAATAAATCATTTGGTAAAAATAGAAGCAGGTAAAAATATAAATGTTGAGAAAGGGGTAATAGAAGAATTACTAGCATATGATTGGTATGGTAATGTTAGAGAACCCAGAAATGTACTAAGTTATATGTTAGCAGTAAGGGAAGGGGATGTTTTAACAATTAAAGATATTCCAGATTATGGTTTTTTTATAAAAAATTTAGAGGGAAAAACATTGTATAACTGCACTTTAAATTTAAATAATGAGCTTATCTTTTTATTAAAAAAAATCTATGAGCTAAATGAAAACAATATTATTGTAGGTAGAGAAAAGTTAGCTGATGTTTTAAAGGAAAGTGGATTTTCCATGACTCCAGCTCAAATTAGAGTTAGGTTAGAAAAATTAGAAAAAATGGGTTTAATTATTAAGAAAAAAGGCCGAATCGGAACAATTATAACAACAGAGGGTAAAAAACTATTAAATACAAAATAA
- a CDS encoding acyl-CoA dehydratase activase — protein sequence MDNLYLGIDVGSVSTNIVVMDEKKEVIAKEYIRTHGRPIQAVKQGLEKIRPICQGKRILGVGTTGSGRRLAAEMVGADVVKNEITAHAMASLTYNKDVKTVLEIGGQDSKIIILRDGIVTDFAMNSVCAAGTGSFLDQQAARLGIKIEEFGQLALKSKTQLRIAGRCSVFAESDMIHKQQMGNDLADILAGLCTALVRNYLNNLAKGKEIHSPIMFQGGVAANPGIVRAFEEELKTSIVIPEHFDVMGAYGSAILAKELKEKDSISNFRGFSTIEDDFKPTSFICNDCGNGCEVVKLYRNGMVAGTWGDRCGKYGETVQGQKEKLTS from the coding sequence ATGGATAATCTTTACCTAGGAATAGATGTCGGATCTGTTTCCACTAATATAGTGGTAATGGATGAAAAAAAAGAAGTAATAGCCAAAGAATACATCCGCACCCATGGTAGGCCCATACAGGCAGTTAAACAAGGTTTAGAAAAGATAAGGCCTATATGTCAAGGTAAAAGGATCCTTGGAGTAGGTACCACTGGCAGTGGTAGAAGGTTAGCTGCGGAAATGGTAGGGGCAGATGTCGTTAAAAATGAAATTACAGCCCATGCCATGGCTAGTTTGACATATAATAAAGATGTTAAAACTGTTTTGGAAATAGGGGGTCAAGACTCAAAGATCATTATTTTAAGGGATGGTATAGTAACAGATTTTGCCATGAACAGTGTATGTGCTGCCGGTACAGGTTCATTTTTAGATCAGCAAGCAGCTAGATTGGGGATAAAAATAGAAGAGTTTGGGCAACTAGCTTTAAAATCTAAAACTCAATTGAGGATTGCAGGCAGGTGTTCTGTATTTGCCGAGTCTGATATGATCCATAAACAGCAAATGGGCAATGATCTTGCCGATATCCTTGCTGGATTGTGTACAGCTTTAGTAAGAAACTATTTAAATAATTTAGCTAAAGGGAAGGAAATTCATTCACCGATAATGTTTCAAGGGGGAGTTGCTGCTAATCCCGGTATTGTAAGGGCCTTTGAAGAAGAATTGAAAACATCCATCGTTATACCAGAACACTTTGATGTCATGGGAGCTTATGGAAGTGCTATATTAGCAAAAGAACTTAAAGAAAAAGATAGTATATCTAACTTCAGAGGTTTTAGCACAATTGAAGATGATTTTAAACCTACTTCTTTTATTTGCAATGATTGTGGTAATGGATGTGAAGTAGTGAAACTATACAGAAATGGTATGGTAGCAGGGACATGGGGAGACCGTTGTGGAAAATATGGAGAAACAGTGCAAGGGCAAAAGGAAAAATTAACTTCGTAA
- a CDS encoding 2-hydroxyacyl-CoA dehydratase, protein MGEIYLVCEPHANFFMEERLSKMGVEVTRTIYLADWFDVHIIKELNPLARDKGYLDITKGYLGHMIGGHGLETVAHTLKAKEDNYDGVIQIYPFTCAPEIMAQGIIHKISGDKAIPVITFSIDEHSAEAGIQTRLEAFIDLLIQRKKEKEGKMVYG, encoded by the coding sequence GTGGGTGAAATTTATTTAGTATGTGAGCCCCATGCCAATTTTTTTATGGAAGAGCGGTTGTCTAAAATGGGTGTTGAAGTTACCAGAACTATTTATTTAGCAGATTGGTTTGATGTCCATATTATTAAGGAATTAAACCCATTGGCTAGAGATAAGGGTTATTTAGATATTACAAAAGGTTATTTAGGCCATATGATAGGGGGACATGGTTTAGAAACCGTTGCCCATACTTTAAAGGCGAAAGAAGATAATTATGATGGAGTTATTCAAATATATCCCTTCACATGTGCACCGGAGATAATGGCCCAAGGGATAATTCACAAAATTTCTGGTGACAAAGCCATACCTGTAATAACTTTTTCTATCGATGAACATTCGGCGGAAGCGGGAATTCAGACTCGGTTAGAAGCCTTTATAGATCTTTTAATCCAGCGAAAAAAGGAAAAGGAGGGAAAAATGGTTTATGGATAA
- a CDS encoding acyl-CoA dehydratase activase-related protein has translation MNKFTIGIPRALLFYDFMPYVDYFFKNLGLEIVLSPPTNKKIIEKGNELSVDEACLPVKVCMGHLQYFEEQKVNLVFLPRVISIEKGKYICPKFLGLPDYAKSYFGNKLNFFSPDIKVNGFNNFRKSLKDLSKNLPVNKGQINHALKEVRNFYLSNEKLLKEGKNLKEIITNAKLRKKDFTIALIGHGYNIYDGGISLDIFDKVIKRANVKTVEMYSEEELNLGKQFLPKPLFWSFGERILAAALYSLKYKDVDGMVLVTAFGCGPDSFVNELIQQFHKKHPEIPLMILTLDEHSAEAGLVTRLEAFMDLLSLRRKRLWA, from the coding sequence ATGAACAAGTTTACTATTGGTATACCTAGAGCTTTACTCTTTTACGATTTTATGCCCTATGTAGATTATTTTTTCAAAAACTTAGGATTAGAGATAGTCTTATCCCCCCCTACAAATAAAAAAATAATTGAAAAGGGCAATGAACTATCGGTAGATGAAGCTTGTTTGCCTGTTAAAGTTTGTATGGGACACCTGCAGTACTTTGAGGAGCAAAAAGTTAATCTGGTATTTTTGCCTAGGGTGATTTCTATTGAAAAGGGAAAATACATCTGTCCTAAGTTTTTAGGTTTACCTGACTATGCTAAAAGTTACTTTGGAAATAAACTGAATTTCTTTTCCCCTGATATAAAAGTAAATGGATTTAATAATTTCCGAAAAAGTCTTAAGGATCTTTCTAAAAATTTACCCGTTAATAAAGGGCAAATTAACCATGCTCTAAAAGAGGTTAGAAATTTTTATTTGAGTAATGAAAAACTATTGAAGGAAGGTAAAAATTTAAAGGAAATTATAACAAATGCTAAACTTAGGAAAAAAGATTTTACAATAGCTTTAATCGGCCATGGCTATAATATTTACGATGGGGGAATTAGTTTAGATATTTTTGATAAAGTGATAAAAAGGGCAAATGTAAAAACCGTTGAAATGTATTCTGAAGAAGAGTTGAATTTAGGTAAACAATTTTTACCTAAACCCCTATTTTGGTCTTTTGGGGAAAGGATTTTAGCAGCTGCTTTGTATTCATTAAAATATAAGGATGTAGATGGGATGGTTTTAGTAACTGCTTTTGGTTGTGGTCCTGATTCCTTTGTCAATGAGTTAATCCAACAGTTCCACAAAAAACATCCTGAGATACCTTTGATGATTTTGACTTTAGATGAACATTCAGCGGAAGCAGGGCTAGTAACCCGTTTGGAGGCCTTTATGGATTTGCTGTCTTTGAGGAGGAAAAGACTATGGGCATAA
- a CDS encoding spore germination protein produces MKEHLLEKKLEKDLEKNVEILEKKLGVGISFDVINREFIIGGKRVALFFVDGFAKDDVMLMIMQTLYNVKREEIVLNPVKKLIETKIPYIEVDEKDTIGDCIDSILSGALILLVEGENVAIEIDAREYPARGPEEPDVERVTRGSRDGFVETMIFNTALIRRRIRDPQLRIEHLSVGTRSKTDIALCYIEDIANKDLVNLIRDSIEKIKVDGLPMAEKSLEEFIVKAGYSPFPQVRYTERPDVAAMHLLEGHVVIICDTSPSVIIAPATIFHHLQHAEEYRQIPVVGTYMRWIRTVAVLFSMFITPLWLALSYQREILPKSLSFIGPEKVGNIPLWVQLLIAEIGIDMIRMATVHTPSPLATALGIIAAFMIGDIAIQVGLLTPEVVLYLAIAALGTFATPSLELGHTLRLFRLFLLSLAAIFQVPGVIGGTLIFLIVAASTKSFGVPYLWPLIPLNINALWTIIVRRPVPIAKSRPSAIKPKDEDRT; encoded by the coding sequence TTGAAAGAACACTTATTGGAAAAGAAATTAGAGAAAGATTTAGAGAAAAATGTAGAGATATTAGAAAAAAAATTAGGGGTAGGGATAAGTTTTGATGTTATAAACAGGGAATTTATTATTGGTGGAAAAAGAGTAGCCCTGTTTTTTGTAGATGGTTTTGCGAAAGATGATGTCATGTTAATGATAATGCAAACCCTTTATAATGTAAAAAGGGAAGAAATAGTACTAAATCCTGTTAAAAAGCTAATAGAAACGAAAATTCCATATATTGAAGTAGATGAAAAAGATACCATTGGTGATTGTATAGATAGTATTTTATCGGGAGCATTGATTCTCCTGGTAGAAGGGGAAAATGTTGCCATAGAAATTGATGCTAGGGAATATCCCGCTAGAGGTCCAGAAGAACCAGATGTAGAGAGGGTTACTAGAGGTTCTAGGGATGGATTTGTGGAAACCATGATTTTTAACACTGCTTTGATTAGGCGGAGGATTAGGGATCCGCAGCTTAGGATTGAACACTTGAGTGTGGGTACAAGGTCGAAAACCGATATTGCCCTTTGCTATATCGAAGATATTGCCAATAAAGATTTGGTAAATTTGATACGGGATAGTATAGAGAAAATTAAAGTTGATGGACTACCTATGGCAGAAAAATCTTTAGAAGAATTTATCGTAAAGGCTGGATATTCTCCTTTTCCCCAAGTTCGCTACACCGAAAGGCCTGATGTGGCAGCTATGCATTTATTAGAAGGTCATGTAGTTATTATTTGTGATACATCCCCTAGTGTTATTATCGCCCCTGCTACAATTTTCCATCATTTACAACATGCAGAAGAGTATCGCCAAATACCTGTAGTAGGGACTTATATGAGGTGGATTAGAACTGTTGCCGTTTTATTTTCTATGTTCATTACACCCCTTTGGCTAGCTCTATCTTATCAACGGGAAATTTTACCTAAATCATTATCTTTTATTGGTCCAGAAAAGGTAGGAAATATCCCCCTATGGGTTCAACTGTTGATTGCTGAAATAGGAATTGATATGATCCGAATGGCTACAGTACATACCCCTTCTCCATTAGCAACAGCCCTGGGTATTATCGCTGCTTTTATGATAGGGGATATTGCAATTCAAGTGGGGTTACTTACTCCAGAAGTTGTCCTTTATTTAGCTATTGCAGCTTTGGGAACCTTTGCTACACCTAGTTTAGAATTAGGTCATACATTGAGGCTATTTAGATTATTTTTACTCTCTTTAGCAGCGATTTTCCAAGTTCCGGGGGTTATTGGAGGTACTTTGATCTTTTTAATTGTTGCTGCCTCTACAAAATCATTTGGAGTTCCATATCTGTGGCCCCTTATACCTTTAAATATCAATGCCCTTTGGACAATAATTGTTAGAAGGCCGGTACCTATTGCAAAATCGCGGCCTTCAGCTATAAAACCAAAAGATGAAGATAGAACATAG
- a CDS encoding stage V sporulation protein AE has translation MKKKVIIVTDGDEVAKKAIEIAVKEIGGRCISSSSGNPTLLTGEEIAQLIKKSKGEPVVVMVDDRGEAGQGNGEQVTEYLSKHREIEIIGALAVASNSPYVDGVHPEISILNNGQIVEEGAVDKNGVKIDSPLLYGDTVENLEKLGIKHIVGIGDIGKMGGKDDISKGVPITVKALKEILIRNNLHI, from the coding sequence GTGAAAAAGAAAGTAATTATAGTTACCGATGGTGATGAAGTGGCTAAAAAGGCCATAGAAATAGCAGTTAAAGAGATAGGGGGAAGATGTATCTCTTCATCTTCCGGTAATCCTACTTTACTGACAGGGGAAGAAATCGCCCAATTGATTAAAAAAAGTAAGGGTGAACCAGTGGTGGTAATGGTAGATGATAGGGGAGAAGCTGGACAGGGAAATGGAGAACAGGTAACGGAATATTTAAGCAAACACCGGGAAATTGAAATAATAGGTGCCTTGGCGGTAGCATCTAATAGTCCCTATGTAGATGGAGTCCATCCTGAAATCTCAATTTTAAATAATGGACAAATAGTAGAAGAAGGGGCAGTTGATAAAAATGGAGTAAAAATTGATAGTCCACTATTGTATGGAGATACAGTGGAAAATTTAGAAAAATTAGGAATTAAGCATATTGTAGGTATCGGTGATATTGGGAAAATGGGAGGTAAAGATGATATTTCCAAAGGTGTACCTATAACAGTTAAGGCACTAAAAGAAATACTAATCCGCAATAATTTACATATTTAG
- the spoVAE gene encoding stage V sporulation protein AE yields the protein MNIYLAAFLVGGLICVVGQLLLDLTPLTPAHVLSGFVVVGGILGGLGLYEKLVDFAGAGASLPISSFGNALAQGAMAEAKRNGLIGVLTGMFELTSTGITAAIVFAFFFALFFNPKG from the coding sequence ATGAACATCTATTTAGCAGCTTTTTTAGTTGGAGGATTAATTTGTGTAGTTGGACAATTGTTATTAGATTTAACTCCCCTAACCCCTGCCCATGTATTATCAGGTTTTGTAGTGGTAGGGGGGATATTAGGGGGATTAGGGTTATATGAAAAACTGGTTGATTTTGCCGGTGCTGGTGCTAGTTTGCCTATTTCCAGTTTTGGTAATGCTTTAGCTCAAGGAGCTATGGCTGAAGCTAAACGAAATGGGTTAATCGGGGTACTGACGGGAATGTTTGAATTGACCAGTACTGGTATAACCGCTGCCATAGTTTTTGCTTTCTTTTTTGCTCTATTTTTTAATCCAAAGGGATAA
- the spoVAD gene encoding stage V sporulation protein AD, translated as MTKKIGKSTYSFPSKPVIISSATVAGPKEGQGPYGKEFDKVFSDTILGQKSFEKAEGKMMEEGTKLALKKINLTERDIDVFIAGDLLNQTITSNFTASTLGIPFLGLYGACSTFVESLMVASFLVDGGFVQKALIATSSHNLAAERQYRFPTEYGGQRPPYAQHTVTGSGSAIVADKGQGPKVLFGSIGRVMDLGIKDPWNMGAAMAPAAADTIANIFFDTNTKPNDYDLLLTGDLGKFGSSILVDLLKERGLDISKIYFDCGGEIYDKNQDTHSGGSGCACCAIMSLGYYLKQPQYKKIIIVATGALHSPTTYQQGENIPAIAHGVIIEK; from the coding sequence ATGACTAAAAAAATAGGTAAAAGCACCTATTCCTTCCCTTCTAAGCCAGTAATTATCAGCAGTGCTACGGTAGCTGGTCCTAAAGAAGGGCAAGGGCCTTATGGTAAAGAGTTTGATAAGGTGTTTAGTGATACTATTTTAGGGCAAAAGAGCTTTGAAAAAGCTGAAGGGAAGATGATGGAAGAAGGGACAAAATTAGCATTAAAAAAAATTAATTTAACAGAAAGGGATATAGATGTTTTTATAGCGGGAGATTTATTAAACCAGACAATAACTTCTAATTTTACTGCCTCTACTTTAGGAATACCTTTTTTAGGCTTATATGGTGCATGTTCCACCTTTGTGGAGTCATTGATGGTAGCCTCTTTTTTAGTAGATGGAGGTTTTGTTCAGAAAGCTTTAATAGCTACATCTAGCCACAATTTAGCTGCAGAAAGGCAATATCGTTTTCCTACAGAATATGGAGGACAGCGTCCTCCTTATGCTCAACATACCGTTACTGGCTCAGGTAGTGCGATAGTAGCCGACAAAGGCCAAGGGCCTAAAGTGTTATTCGGCAGTATAGGTAGAGTAATGGATTTAGGGATAAAAGATCCATGGAATATGGGGGCAGCGATGGCACCGGCGGCGGCAGATACCATAGCTAACATTTTTTTTGATACAAATACTAAACCCAATGATTATGATTTACTGTTAACTGGTGATTTAGGTAAATTTGGCAGCAGTATTTTAGTGGATCTTTTAAAGGAAAGAGGTTTAGATATCTCAAAGATTTATTTTGACTGTGGAGGGGAAATATATGATAAAAATCAAGATACCCATTCGGGGGGAAGTGGTTGTGCTTGTTGTGCCATAATGTCCTTAGGTTATTACTTAAAACAGCCCCAGTACAAAAAAATTATTATTGTGGCTACCGGTGCTTTACACAGTCCTACAACATATCAACAAGGTGAAAATATTCCCGCCATTGCCCATGGGGTAATTATTGAAAAATAA